In the Tautonia rosea genome, one interval contains:
- a CDS encoding rhamnulokinase yields MATTSYYLALDLGAESGRGLLGRFDGRHLTLEEIHRFPNGPVRMLNTLHWDLPRLFDEIKVALRKAASGGAKPEGIGLDTWGVDFGLIGRGDTILGNPVHYRDARTEGMIELACSMIPRERIYEITGLQFLPINTAIQLLAMKQAGSPLLDVAETMLMMPDLLGWLLTGRRAGEFTDASTTQLLDANAGTWSDELCHGLGLPRQILPELIAPGSVLGTVRRDVADETGLDPNTSVIVPATHDTGSAVVAVPAAGKGPGSPPDWCYLSSGTWSLMGVEIARPIITQETYRYNFTNEGGVDGTFRLLKNIMGLWLVQECRRTWARSGREYSYEDLIPQAEAAPAFRSLVNPDHPMFLPPGDMPARIAAFCRDTGQPVPEDEGAFVRCALESLALTYRWVIERLEEITGTPIKTIHIVGGGARNALLNQFTADATGRPVLAGPVEATAIGNLLMQARARGRIGSLADLREVVAGSFPVTTYEPSDSAAWTDAIGRFNELRGRS; encoded by the coding sequence ATGGCGACCACCAGCTATTATCTGGCCCTCGACCTCGGCGCCGAGAGCGGCCGAGGATTGCTCGGACGCTTCGATGGCCGGCACCTGACGCTTGAGGAGATCCACCGCTTTCCGAACGGCCCGGTCCGGATGCTCAACACCCTGCACTGGGACCTCCCTCGGCTGTTTGACGAGATCAAGGTCGCCCTGCGCAAGGCGGCCTCGGGCGGCGCGAAGCCCGAGGGAATCGGCCTCGATACCTGGGGCGTTGACTTCGGCCTGATCGGTCGAGGGGACACGATCCTTGGCAACCCGGTCCACTACCGGGACGCTCGGACCGAGGGGATGATCGAGCTGGCCTGCTCGATGATCCCCCGGGAGCGGATCTACGAAATCACCGGCCTGCAGTTTCTGCCGATCAACACGGCGATTCAACTGCTGGCGATGAAGCAAGCCGGCTCCCCCCTGCTCGACGTGGCCGAGACAATGCTGATGATGCCCGACCTGCTCGGCTGGCTCCTGACCGGCCGCCGCGCGGGAGAGTTCACGGATGCCTCGACCACCCAGTTGCTCGACGCAAACGCGGGGACCTGGTCGGACGAGCTGTGTCATGGCCTCGGTCTGCCTCGGCAGATTCTCCCTGAATTGATCGCGCCGGGAAGCGTGCTGGGGACCGTCCGTCGCGACGTGGCGGACGAGACCGGTCTGGACCCCAACACCTCGGTCATCGTTCCCGCAACGCACGACACCGGAAGCGCCGTCGTGGCCGTGCCCGCCGCCGGCAAGGGGCCGGGATCGCCCCCCGACTGGTGCTACCTCAGCTCGGGAACGTGGTCGCTCATGGGGGTCGAGATCGCCCGGCCGATCATCACGCAAGAGACGTATCGGTATAATTTTACCAATGAGGGTGGGGTCGACGGCACCTTCCGATTGCTTAAAAACATCATGGGCCTGTGGCTCGTGCAGGAATGCCGGCGGACCTGGGCGCGATCGGGCCGAGAATACTCGTATGAAGACCTGATTCCGCAGGCCGAGGCTGCGCCGGCGTTCCGGTCGCTGGTGAACCCCGATCACCCGATGTTCCTTCCTCCCGGCGACATGCCTGCCCGGATTGCCGCCTTCTGCCGGGACACCGGCCAGCCAGTCCCCGAGGATGAAGGGGCCTTCGTCCGATGTGCGCTGGAGAGCCTGGCGTTGACGTATCGCTGGGTCATCGAGCGGCTGGAGGAGATCACCGGCACGCCGATCAAGACGATCCACATCGTCGGCGGCGGCGCCCGCAATGCGTTGCTCAACCAGTTCACGGCCGATGCGACCGGCCGCCCGGTGCTGGCCGGGCCGGTCGAGGCCACGGCGATTGGCAACCTCTTGATGCAGGCCCGCGCCCGAGGGCGGATCGGCTCGCTGGCCGACCTGCGCGAGGTCGTCGCCGGGTCGTTCCCCGTGACCACCTACGAGCCGAGCGACTCGGCCGCCTGGACCGACGCCATCGGCCGCTTCAACGAACTCCGAGGCCGATCCTGA
- a CDS encoding DUF1501 domain-containing protein, with protein MTTRSEPQVRCPGPRISRRALLRTGGLGGLGLLGLMRAAQASGGRSTAPGDPPPIRACILVFYYGGPSHFETFDPKPEAPLEVRGEFRPIATSAPGVFVSELQPKMATVMHKVALIRSMTHGNRLHDSASMETLTGRPAPQGDQELFSPEPQFYPSFGGALSYLRRSEGLAVPHAALPFVFHNVVDVPCQGGGFLGSAYDPFQVLVDMADRSYQAALLRTPADLPPTRRGRRRALLDAMEGATLRGEPLALADSYDRAYRLLASEHVRKALEIDREDPKVRDRYGYDHPPASVGAGGGGGNGAELGIAREMRGQNLLMARRLVEAGVPFVNVYDFRQQGQNWDAHFKVFDQHRDHLVPVADQSLAALIEDLDARGLLDSTLVVALGEFGRTPRINNDAGRDHWPDCYSAVLAGGGVKGGFVLGSSDRLGAYPASDPVTPADLAATIYWRFGFDPSLELHDTTDRPHPLATGRPVRSLFA; from the coding sequence ATGACCACACGATCGGAGCCCCAAGTCCGGTGCCCCGGCCCTCGAATCTCGCGGCGGGCCTTGCTGCGCACGGGGGGCCTGGGCGGCCTGGGACTGCTCGGCCTGATGCGGGCGGCTCAGGCGTCGGGCGGTCGATCGACCGCGCCGGGCGATCCGCCGCCGATCCGGGCCTGCATCCTGGTCTTCTACTACGGCGGCCCAAGCCACTTCGAAACCTTCGACCCGAAGCCCGAGGCCCCGCTCGAAGTCCGGGGCGAATTCCGGCCGATCGCCACCTCGGCCCCCGGCGTGTTCGTCTCCGAGCTTCAGCCGAAGATGGCGACGGTCATGCACAAGGTTGCCCTGATTCGAAGCATGACCCACGGCAACCGCCTGCACGATTCGGCCTCAATGGAAACCCTCACCGGCCGACCCGCCCCGCAAGGAGATCAGGAACTCTTCTCCCCCGAGCCGCAGTTCTATCCCAGCTTCGGCGGCGCCCTGAGCTACTTGCGACGCAGCGAAGGGCTCGCCGTTCCGCATGCCGCCTTGCCGTTCGTTTTTCACAACGTGGTCGATGTGCCGTGCCAGGGGGGCGGCTTTCTTGGCTCGGCTTACGACCCGTTCCAGGTCCTCGTGGACATGGCCGATCGGTCGTATCAGGCCGCCTTGCTCAGAACTCCGGCCGACCTTCCCCCGACGCGTCGAGGGCGTCGCCGGGCCTTGCTCGACGCGATGGAAGGAGCAACCCTCCGCGGCGAGCCGCTCGCCCTGGCCGATTCGTACGACCGGGCCTATCGATTGCTTGCCTCCGAGCACGTCCGCAAGGCTCTGGAGATCGACCGGGAAGACCCGAAGGTCCGCGACCGCTACGGCTACGACCATCCCCCGGCGAGCGTCGGCGCGGGTGGTGGCGGCGGCAACGGGGCCGAGCTGGGCATCGCCCGAGAGATGCGCGGGCAAAACCTTTTGATGGCGCGTCGCCTGGTCGAGGCCGGGGTGCCCTTCGTCAACGTGTACGACTTCCGTCAGCAAGGCCAGAACTGGGACGCCCACTTCAAGGTCTTCGACCAGCACCGCGACCACCTCGTGCCGGTGGCCGATCAGTCCCTGGCCGCCTTGATCGAGGATCTCGACGCCCGAGGCCTGCTCGACTCGACCCTCGTCGTCGCCCTCGGCGAGTTCGGCCGCACCCCCCGCATCAACAACGACGCCGGCCGCGACCACTGGCCCGACTGCTACAGCGCCGTCCTCGCCGGGGGCGGGGTCAAGGGGGGCTTTGTCCTGGGTTCGAGCGACCGCCTGGGGGCCTATCCCGCCTCCGACCCCGTCACCCCGGCCGACCTGGCCGCCACCATCTACTGGCGATTCGGCTTCGACCCGAGCCTCGAACTGCACGACACGACCGACCGACCCCACCCGCTCGCCACCGGCCGACCCGTTCGCTCCCTGTTTGCCTGA
- a CDS encoding GNAT family N-acetyltransferase, translating into MIDPAIAPIVTARLRLGRPSWADLDDYVRMNADPVVMATLKGVRSREETEAIFGRLMDHWNHFGFGWYTIRDRSSGRFIGRGGLRHVVIAGLDEVEIGYAFLPSYWGRGLATELARRCVEVGFETLTLPSLVCFTQPTNLASRRVMEKAGFTFECDTEYADLPHVLYRLTAECWRSMSEQNVNPPSP; encoded by the coding sequence ATGATCGATCCCGCCATCGCTCCGATCGTCACGGCTCGGCTTCGCCTCGGACGCCCTTCCTGGGCCGATTTGGATGATTATGTCCGCATGAATGCCGATCCCGTCGTCATGGCCACGCTCAAGGGCGTACGATCGCGAGAGGAGACCGAGGCGATCTTCGGGCGCCTGATGGACCACTGGAATCACTTCGGCTTCGGCTGGTACACGATCCGAGACCGCTCCTCGGGCCGATTCATCGGCCGAGGGGGCTTGCGGCACGTCGTCATCGCCGGGCTCGATGAGGTCGAGATCGGCTACGCCTTCCTCCCCTCGTACTGGGGGCGCGGCCTGGCCACCGAGCTGGCTCGCCGCTGCGTCGAGGTCGGCTTCGAAACCCTCACCCTCCCGTCCCTCGTCTGCTTCACCCAGCCGACGAACCTCGCCTCGCGACGCGTCATGGAAAAGGCCGGGTTCACCTTTGAATGCGACACCGAGTACGCCGACCTTCCTCACGTCCTCTACCGCCTGACGGCCGAATGCTGGAGGTCGATGTCCGAGCAGAACGTCAATCCGCCGAGCCCATGA
- a CDS encoding tetratricopeptide repeat protein: MTTTPRRFPAVAIAILATLMAFWPDSLAFAQRRGGGGGRPSIGAGRPGGGARPSMGAGRPTGGARPSLGASRPGGGARPSMGAAGGARPNFSAARPTTRPSTPSARPNLPTTRPNLPTTRPGSIQNRPSTPNLNRPSGGIGSTRPSTPNLSRPSAPNLSRPSAPGAGGGATRPSLPNLNRPTSPGAGGATTRPSLPNLAGGGNRPSPGNRPGGGGFTPPTTLPGRPGGSTRPSIPGLGGGDRPGVGGATRPSLPNISGGDRPTTLPSRPGGGITTLPGRPGGGDRPTTLPSRPGGNRPGSGIGTTRPTPGLPGRPGGGDRPTTLPGRPGGGDRPTLPGRPGGGDRPTTLPGRPGGGDRPTTLPGRPGGGDRPTTLPGRPGGGDRPTTLPGRPGGGDRPTLPGRPGGGDRPTTLPGRPGFDRPTTLPGRPGGGDRPIIGGNRPGRPGGGITTLPEYIGGGDRPIFGGGDRPIIGGGNRPNIGSGNINNIINNNQNWLNQNNINWNNTNINVNRPGWGWGGGGGWGSPGWGWSGGGWGRPGWGWGANQWAGAWYNRYVPPVYHGWYHGCWNNSWANAWSIPLAFGTSIWALNSLSSWTSGYYSASYLNPYYVAPVATVPVYDYSQPIVVQTYLTADPGQAPANADAAPAEPQLTPEQQQAYQLFDQARAAFANNDNGRALSQIEEALRLTPGDPIMHEFRALCLFALGDYRNAAAVLNALLAVAPGWDWTTMSSLYKNTTYYTDQLRNLESYCRQNPNDPASHFVLAYHYLILGHDDSAVRALEVVTTQQPEDVVASRMLEALTGPAEPPASSTPAPADAQAAAPAPVAEPAPAPAAPANAEAEANAEANAEADADADAPATDLVGQWRAEPNDQVRFELTIDEEGNFSWVVTPKEGEATTLTGPYGIDGDTLILRSEEQGDLIGQAISGGPDRFTFRPIGAPPNDPGLIFDRVAGDATP; this comes from the coding sequence ATGACCACCACTCCCCGACGGTTCCCGGCCGTGGCCATCGCGATCCTCGCCACGCTCATGGCCTTCTGGCCCGATTCTCTGGCCTTTGCCCAGCGTCGCGGCGGCGGAGGCGGACGCCCTTCCATCGGGGCCGGTCGCCCAGGGGGCGGTGCGCGGCCCTCAATGGGCGCCGGCCGCCCCACCGGAGGCGCCCGCCCCTCGTTGGGCGCTTCGCGTCCCGGGGGCGGTGCGCGCCCCTCAATGGGTGCTGCCGGCGGCGCACGTCCCAACTTCTCCGCAGCGCGTCCGACCACCCGCCCGAGCACGCCCAGCGCGCGACCAAATCTGCCCACAACGCGACCAAACCTGCCCACAACACGGCCCGGCTCGATTCAGAACCGACCGTCCACGCCGAACCTGAACCGGCCGAGCGGGGGGATCGGTTCCACCCGCCCCTCCACCCCGAACCTGTCGCGACCCTCGGCCCCGAACTTGTCGCGGCCCTCAGCCCCAGGCGCGGGCGGCGGTGCCACCCGACCTTCGTTGCCGAACCTGAACCGTCCGACCTCTCCCGGCGCCGGGGGAGCGACGACCCGTCCCTCGCTGCCGAACCTCGCAGGGGGTGGGAATCGCCCCAGCCCAGGGAATCGCCCCGGAGGCGGGGGATTCACCCCTCCGACGACGCTTCCGGGTCGTCCTGGCGGCAGCACTCGGCCGTCGATTCCCGGTCTGGGCGGCGGCGATCGACCTGGCGTCGGGGGCGCCACCCGTCCCTCGCTCCCCAACATCTCTGGAGGCGATCGCCCCACCACCCTCCCCAGTCGTCCCGGAGGCGGCATTACCACCCTCCCTGGTCGACCTGGCGGTGGCGATCGGCCCACCACCCTCCCCAGTCGCCCCGGAGGTAACCGCCCCGGCTCAGGCATCGGCACCACCCGACCTACTCCCGGCCTGCCCGGACGCCCTGGCGGCGGCGATCGGCCCACCACCCTGCCGGGACGACCCGGCGGCGGCGATCGACCCACCTTGCCGGGACGGCCAGGCGGTGGCGATCGACCCACCACGCTTCCCGGACGCCCTGGCGGTGGCGATCGACCCACCACGCTTCCCGGACGCCCTGGTGGCGGCGATCGACCCACCACCCTGCCGGGACGACCCGGCGGCGGCGATCGACCCACCACCCTGCCGGGACGACCCGGCGGCGGCGATCGACCCACCTTGCCGGGACGGCCCGGCGGTGGCGATCGACCCACCACGCTTCCCGGACGGCCCGGCTTCGATCGGCCTACCACCCTGCCGGGACGGCCCGGCGGTGGCGATCGACCCATCATCGGGGGAAACCGACCGGGACGGCCCGGTGGCGGCATTACGACCTTGCCCGAATACATCGGCGGTGGCGATCGCCCCATCTTCGGCGGCGGCGATCGACCGATCATCGGGGGAGGCAACCGACCGAATATTGGTTCGGGAAACATCAACAACATCATCAATAACAACCAAAACTGGCTCAATCAAAACAACATCAACTGGAATAACACAAACATCAACGTCAACCGTCCCGGATGGGGATGGGGAGGCGGCGGTGGTTGGGGAAGCCCCGGTTGGGGATGGAGCGGCGGCGGCTGGGGAAGACCCGGATGGGGATGGGGCGCGAACCAGTGGGCCGGGGCCTGGTACAACCGCTATGTCCCGCCGGTCTACCACGGCTGGTATCACGGCTGCTGGAACAACTCGTGGGCCAATGCCTGGTCGATCCCCCTGGCCTTCGGCACCAGCATTTGGGCCTTGAACAGCCTGTCGTCGTGGACCTCCGGCTACTACAGCGCTTCGTATCTGAACCCGTACTATGTCGCGCCGGTCGCCACCGTTCCGGTCTACGACTACTCCCAGCCGATCGTCGTGCAAACCTACCTGACGGCTGATCCCGGCCAGGCCCCCGCCAACGCCGACGCCGCCCCGGCCGAACCGCAACTGACGCCCGAACAGCAGCAGGCCTATCAGCTCTTTGACCAGGCCCGCGCCGCCTTCGCCAACAACGACAACGGCCGGGCGCTCTCTCAGATTGAAGAGGCTCTCCGGCTGACGCCCGGCGACCCGATCATGCACGAGTTCCGCGCCCTCTGCCTCTTTGCCCTGGGCGACTACCGCAACGCCGCTGCCGTGCTGAACGCCCTGCTCGCGGTCGCTCCCGGCTGGGACTGGACCACCATGAGCAGCCTTTACAAGAACACGACGTACTACACCGATCAGCTTCGCAACCTTGAGTCCTATTGCCGACAGAACCCCAACGACCCGGCCTCGCACTTCGTCCTGGCCTATCACTACCTGATTCTCGGCCACGACGACTCGGCAGTCCGGGCCCTTGAGGTCGTCACCACCCAGCAGCCGGAAGACGTGGTCGCCTCTCGGATGCTCGAAGCCCTGACCGGCCCTGCCGAGCCTCCCGCGAGCAGCACCCCCGCCCCGGCCGACGCCCAGGCCGCAGCCCCCGCGCCGGTCGCCGAACCCGCTCCCGCCCCGGCCGCCCCAGCCAATGCCGAGGCCGAGGCCAATGCCGAGGCCAATGCCGAGGCCGACGCCGACGCCGACGCCCCCGCCACTGACCTCGTCGGCCAATGGCGGGCCGAGCCGAACGATCAGGTTCGCTTCGAGCTGACCATCGACGAGGAAGGGAATTTCTCCTGGGTCGTGACGCCGAAGGAGGGCGAAGCCACCACTCTGACCGGCCCCTACGGAATCGACGGAGACACCTTGATCCTCCGCAGCGAGGAGCAAGGCGACCTCATCGGCCAGGCCATCTCCGGGGGGCCCGACCGCTTTACCTTCCGGCCGATCGGCGCTCCGCCGAACGATCCGGGCCTGATCTTCGACCGCGTTGCAGGCGACGCGACCCCGTAA
- a CDS encoding SgcJ/EcaC family oxidoreductase, giving the protein MMTHVATMALVGLILAPLGAPQETDGDAPKKLAEQFDAAFNQADAKALAALFAAEAELVDEAGNLYRGQDAITEILGRFFEQFPEAKLAREVEEFRLVGPSLAIEDGVTITTTSDQASARNRYLAVLIKTGDGWKIASMRQTAEEPLPTARDFLEPISWLVGDWVSEGADQNVSVSFAWSDDGNFLVGGYTIEQDGENLIKTNQRIGWDAAQGVIRSWNFDSDGGFSEGRWSTDGSAWVVKSEIVLPEGVTGSATFYLTPIDENRFLWSSLDRVIAGVVQPDVEVTIVRQPPAPKE; this is encoded by the coding sequence ATGATGACCCACGTCGCGACGATGGCTTTGGTGGGCCTGATCCTTGCACCGCTCGGGGCTCCCCAGGAGACCGATGGCGACGCTCCGAAGAAGCTCGCGGAACAGTTCGACGCGGCCTTCAACCAGGCAGACGCCAAGGCCCTGGCCGCTCTGTTTGCCGCAGAAGCCGAGCTGGTGGACGAGGCCGGCAACCTCTACCGAGGTCAGGACGCGATTACCGAGATCCTCGGCCGCTTCTTTGAGCAGTTCCCCGAGGCGAAGCTTGCCCGGGAGGTCGAGGAATTTCGCCTCGTCGGCCCGTCGCTCGCCATCGAGGACGGCGTGACCATCACCACCACCTCCGACCAGGCCAGCGCCCGCAACCGCTACCTTGCCGTGCTCATCAAGACGGGCGACGGCTGGAAGATCGCCAGCATGAGGCAAACCGCCGAGGAGCCCTTGCCGACCGCTCGCGACTTTCTCGAACCGATCTCCTGGCTCGTCGGCGACTGGGTCAGCGAAGGAGCCGATCAGAACGTCTCGGTCTCGTTCGCCTGGTCCGACGACGGCAACTTCCTCGTCGGCGGCTACACGATCGAGCAAGACGGCGAAAACCTCATCAAGACCAATCAGCGGATCGGCTGGGACGCCGCACAGGGGGTCATCCGCTCGTGGAACTTCGACAGCGACGGCGGATTTTCCGAAGGGCGATGGTCGACCGACGGCTCAGCCTGGGTCGTCAAGAGCGAGATCGTCTTGCCCGAAGGTGTCACCGGATCGGCAACCTTTTACCTAACTCCCATCGATGAGAACCGCTTCCTCTGGAGCTCGCTCGACCGCGTGATTGCCGGGGTCGTGCAACCGGATGTTGAGGTGACCATCGTGCGACAACCTCCCGCCCCCAAGGAATAA
- a CDS encoding sigma-70 family RNA polymerase sigma factor codes for MAIERHAGILQSFRTLFGPGTLAGRSDEELLDRASRRDDPAAEQAFAALIERHGPMVQRVCRSRLIDPNDADDAFQRVFCLLAQRSRTLWVRDSLAPWLFQVALRVSAGVRAEASRRRDVERRYAEHAPRIAPAREPDDLAPLLLDEVGRLPERYRSAIVLCDLQGLTHEEAARRLGWPIGTVKSRQARARDRLRRRLIGRGLAPTALVAITSRSAPAAIPRALAERTVPLALQSAASSMGVATGAVSLVTGALTMLTSHPIATLAGGLLLTGAAVVGAVGLARQDDQAPQQTIPVAGTVTEGPQRFKGIPRKSPEPATDRPEPIDTVSPNPATIPVTVSGRTMGLDGRPIAGASVLVAGLDPTTGWAELGRAVTDVDGSYRVERAKVPVVSGVNRPNQGPHEGPYAEVRAVATGPDFGTSWSRSVRIDVKGGKEGESIVADLVLRSSAPIRGTIVDEQGEPRKGVEVSVRVLELLEPAEIEEKAIAYSDLIELLPTDLHRATTGPDGRFRIDGLPAKALLRLTLLLPGFERAEGWFMALTLPDAEDDVDSRLDLGTPTMSEVLIGDFVLTVPEPTPVRVRVVEEVSGEPVSGVLVYSLKEMQPGHPISSSGTSDEEGFLTLGLPAGQEFDLIAEPPVDSIFPQPVSGAAVPEARRIVVPADQNDDVVEIRLRIGCELIIETTDAETGEPLAEALYWLVPEDDPDEPRPIGHSPFTPGFNRLEQSGDRLRVVLRSEPGRTFRARFAGFPGQRPPAFSPEARELPPRFEVDPPESEPFELIGGETIRLRFTIRPVAE; via the coding sequence ATGGCGATTGAGCGTCATGCCGGGATCCTTCAATCGTTCCGCACCCTGTTCGGCCCGGGGACTCTGGCCGGGCGATCCGATGAGGAATTGCTCGATCGGGCCTCTCGGCGGGACGACCCGGCGGCGGAACAGGCCTTCGCGGCCCTGATCGAGCGGCACGGGCCGATGGTCCAGCGCGTCTGCCGGTCGCGGCTGATCGACCCGAACGACGCCGATGATGCCTTTCAGCGCGTCTTCTGCCTGCTCGCCCAGCGGTCGCGGACGCTCTGGGTGCGGGACTCGCTGGCCCCCTGGCTGTTTCAGGTGGCCTTGCGCGTCTCGGCCGGGGTCCGGGCCGAGGCCTCTCGCCGTCGCGACGTCGAGCGCCGATACGCCGAGCACGCCCCCCGAATCGCCCCCGCCCGAGAGCCCGACGACCTCGCCCCCCTGCTCCTCGACGAGGTCGGCCGCTTGCCCGAGCGGTACCGATCGGCCATCGTCCTCTGCGATTTGCAGGGCTTGACCCACGAGGAGGCCGCCCGCCGCCTCGGCTGGCCGATCGGCACCGTCAAGAGCCGCCAGGCCCGCGCCCGGGATCGCCTCCGCCGCCGCCTGATCGGCCGCGGCCTGGCCCCGACCGCCCTCGTCGCGATCACCTCCCGCTCGGCCCCCGCCGCCATCCCCCGCGCCCTCGCCGAACGCACCGTCCCCCTCGCCCTCCAATCCGCCGCCTCCTCGATGGGCGTTGCCACCGGGGCGGTTTCCCTCGTCACCGGAGCCCTGACGATGCTGACATCCCACCCGATCGCCACCCTCGCCGGCGGCTTGCTGCTGACCGGCGCCGCCGTTGTTGGTGCGGTTGGCCTGGCGAGGCAGGACGATCAGGCCCCTCAGCAGACGATCCCGGTCGCCGGAACAGTTACCGAGGGGCCGCAACGCTTCAAGGGGATTCCCCGCAAGTCCCCCGAACCCGCGACGGATCGTCCCGAACCGATTGACACGGTGTCTCCTAACCCCGCGACGATCCCCGTCACCGTCTCCGGCCGAACAATGGGCCTTGACGGTAGACCGATCGCCGGGGCGTCGGTCCTCGTCGCGGGGCTCGACCCGACGACGGGGTGGGCCGAGCTGGGACGGGCCGTAACGGATGTGGACGGATCGTACCGCGTCGAACGAGCCAAGGTGCCCGTTGTCTCCGGAGTGAATCGACCGAACCAGGGCCCTCACGAGGGGCCATATGCCGAGGTCCGAGCTGTCGCGACCGGTCCCGACTTCGGCACCTCGTGGTCGCGATCGGTTCGGATCGACGTGAAGGGGGGAAAAGAGGGCGAGTCGATCGTGGCGGACCTCGTCCTGCGCTCCTCGGCCCCGATCCGGGGGACCATCGTCGATGAGCAGGGAGAGCCGAGGAAGGGAGTCGAGGTAAGCGTCCGCGTTCTCGAATTGCTCGAACCCGCCGAGATCGAGGAGAAAGCGATCGCCTATTCCGACCTGATCGAATTACTCCCCACTGACCTGCACCGGGCTACAACCGGGCCGGACGGTCGATTCCGGATCGACGGTCTTCCGGCAAAGGCCCTGCTCCGGCTCACGCTCCTGCTTCCTGGCTTCGAGCGGGCCGAAGGTTGGTTCATGGCGTTAACGCTGCCTGACGCCGAGGACGATGTCGATTCGAGGCTCGACCTCGGCACTCCGACGATGAGCGAGGTGCTGATCGGCGACTTCGTCCTGACTGTCCCGGAGCCGACCCCCGTGCGGGTCCGAGTCGTCGAGGAGGTGTCGGGCGAGCCGGTCTCTGGAGTCCTGGTCTATTCGTTGAAGGAGATGCAGCCTGGTCATCCGATCTCCTCCTCGGGGACAAGCGACGAGGAAGGATTCCTGACGCTCGGCCTCCCGGCCGGCCAAGAGTTTGACCTGATCGCTGAGCCCCCGGTCGACTCGATCTTCCCGCAGCCGGTTTCGGGAGCTGCCGTGCCCGAGGCCCGGCGGATCGTTGTTCCCGCTGATCAGAATGATGACGTGGTCGAGATCCGCCTCAGGATTGGCTGCGAGCTGATCATCGAGACGACCGACGCAGAAACCGGCGAACCCCTGGCCGAGGCGCTCTACTGGCTGGTCCCCGAGGACGACCCGGACGAACCCCGGCCGATCGGCCACTCTCCCTTCACGCCCGGCTTCAACCGGCTGGAGCAATCCGGCGACCGGCTCCGCGTCGTACTCCGATCCGAGCCCGGCCGCACCTTCCGCGCCCGGTTCGCCGGGTTCCCCGGCCAGCGTCCGCCCGCGTTCTCCCCCGAAGCCCGCGAGCTGCCCCCGAGGTTCGAGGTCGATCCCCCCGAGAGCGAGCCGTTTGAGCTGATCGGCGGCGAGACGATCCGGCTCCGGTTCACCATCCGGCCGGTGGCTGAATGA
- a CDS encoding lipase family protein, producing the protein MTKWNRRRALLAGLGAGLGISGGFESYRYRQAKGDPDSRDALAEYADVVEAAYASEAAWQEELGRLLDSTEPDPEPPPVPYDREASARLIRSCRLAVSQYRTALEVPGFNGDLSELDGFQRFFPGYTKIATFEAEEEHLERYLEVAEPTDATLALESPLERVLRPVRRTLRETVPRIVRREFRRRVFFGFVLTSERDHIMAFRGTQTQAEWLSNLRSSQTEARHPVTGEALGRVHFGFSNIAGQNLRTWAGDGGPSRTPAEVAAELDPSKPCYITGHSLGAALATLTAIDVAAKVDRPSDWLRLYTYAGPRVGDATFAESFARLVPNAYRVANLADTVPLLPSSKMAEGFSHVGEPWTFLAQFGDLLPNHVADTYLKAVTLHAEQRGRRRGIQTPGPDNAPGSDPVS; encoded by the coding sequence ATGACCAAGTGGAACCGACGGCGGGCCCTGCTCGCCGGCCTGGGGGCCGGGCTGGGAATCTCGGGAGGATTCGAGTCGTACCGCTACCGCCAGGCAAAGGGCGATCCGGACTCACGAGACGCGCTGGCCGAATATGCCGACGTGGTCGAGGCCGCCTACGCCTCCGAGGCCGCCTGGCAAGAGGAGTTGGGCCGTCTGCTCGACTCGACCGAACCCGATCCCGAACCCCCGCCGGTCCCTTACGACCGCGAGGCCTCGGCCCGATTGATCCGGTCGTGCCGGCTGGCCGTCTCTCAGTACCGGACCGCGCTGGAGGTGCCGGGCTTCAACGGGGATCTTTCCGAACTCGACGGCTTCCAACGGTTCTTTCCCGGCTACACCAAGATCGCCACCTTCGAGGCCGAGGAAGAACACCTGGAGCGTTATCTCGAAGTGGCCGAGCCGACCGACGCGACCCTGGCTTTGGAAAGCCCCCTGGAGCGGGTCCTCCGCCCCGTCCGACGGACCCTTCGGGAGACGGTCCCTCGCATCGTCCGCCGCGAATTCCGCCGTCGGGTCTTCTTCGGCTTCGTGCTCACGTCGGAGCGCGATCACATCATGGCCTTCCGGGGCACTCAGACCCAGGCCGAGTGGCTCAGCAATCTCCGAAGTTCTCAGACCGAGGCCCGCCACCCCGTGACCGGCGAGGCGCTGGGGCGAGTCCACTTCGGCTTCTCCAACATCGCCGGCCAGAACCTCCGGACCTGGGCCGGAGACGGCGGCCCCTCCCGAACCCCCGCCGAGGTGGCCGCCGAACTTGACCCATCGAAACCCTGCTACATCACCGGTCACAGCCTCGGCGCCGCCCTGGCCACCCTGACGGCGATCGACGTGGCCGCCAAGGTCGATCGCCCGTCCGACTGGCTCCGGCTCTACACCTACGCCGGTCCCCGGGTCGGCGACGCCACCTTCGCCGAGTCCTTCGCCCGGCTCGTCCCCAACGCCTACCGCGTCGCCAACCTCGCCGACACGGTCCCGCTCCTCCCGTCTTCAAAAATGGCCGAGGGGTTCTCCCACGTCGGCGAGCCCTGGACCTTCCTCGCCCAGTTCGGCGACCTCCTGCCGAACCACGTGGCCGACACCTACCTCAAGGCCGTCACCCTCCACGCCGAGCAACGCGGCCGTCGTCGGGGCATCCAAACCCCCGGACCTGACAACGCCCCCGGCAGCGACCCGGTGTCCTGA